A stretch of DNA from Nitrospira sp. KM1:
GAGTAGCGCATCAGCCTTTGACATCTGCTGTAAGCATGCCTGGTAAGGGACCGGCGGATGGCGTTCGAGCATGCCGACTTTCTCGAGCGACTGCGCAAGATCTTCGCAATCCCTCCCGGCCACTTCCCATGCCCCCACGAATTTCAAACAGAGTTTCGTGCTATCGACTTTACCCATTTTGTGGAGATCAACGACGACCTTCAAGAGCACCTCCGGGGTGCGCTTCCCGTAGACCGTGCCGAAATGGCATAGTTCCAATCTATTCTTCACCGTATTTGGCTTGCCAGATCCCTCTAGAGCAACCGCGAATGAATCAGGGTCGAATCCATTCGTTATGGTCAGAGACTTTTTCTCGATGTTCGGATAGTCTTTAACAAGCCGTTCTCGTAGTTCATGTGTGTTGGTAATAACACGAGCGGCAGCTTCGCAAATTCCTCTCTCCAATTGTCGCGCTCGCTCGTTGAGACTCTTCGATCCGAAAGAAACATACGGATTGCCGGTCCACGGATCACGATAATCTGCAATAAAGGGCACCCTCCAGAATTCCGCGAGTCGCCTACCGACGAGAAAACTGGTCCATGGCCCCCCGGTCGCAAAGACGACATGCGGCGTTTCGGTACCGGGCATCTTCGTGGCAAAGGTCAACGCAGGGTTCAGCCAGGCACACTGAGGATCGGGAAATGCGAACATTCGATCGAGCAAATACTCTTTAAATCCAGCCAATTGTCCGGTCCCAGGCTGTGAAAGTTCTGCACCTGTTGGAGCAACCGTATGAGAGACGCTCCTATTCATACTCTTGTTAGCGGCCCCGAGAAGCTTGTCGCGTAAGGCAATTATCGTCTGAATAGGATTTCCATGACGAACAGCATCAACCTTCACGCCATCGGGCAATTTGTCGAGGAGCTGTGAATCCACGGGATGCACCGGATATACAGAGTCACGGTGTGCGGCCAGCACGCGCGGACTCCATCCGTATGAATCTAGAAATCGTGAAAATGCGAGTGGACGCATCGCCCCGCTGGCTGCAACGGGAGGAAAATAATACGCGACGATCAGGATTCGTTTCATACGATGCAGAACACGCCGTGCCGTGGCTTGAGTGGGTTCGCAGCAGAAGCGGACGATCTATTTCTAACCTATCGCAGCCTTGAGCTCTTTGACGCCGGAGGCATTGGACCGTTTCGCCAATTTGTCGTCAAGGAGCAACGCATCCACATAGAACTTTGTGGCCCAGTTCAATACTTCGAATTTTCCGTATTCGCCATCAAATGGATACGCGCCCTTGATCCCGCCTCTCAGTCCCGGATTAGCGCTGGAGCAGTGTTGCGTCGTCTTCAAAAAGGAAAGAATACGCTGTGCAGACGTTTGATAAAAGGGATTACCGGTCACCGAGAAGATTTTCAGTAGTATCCCTGCAAGTTGTGCGTTACCAGTCAGGCAGCTCCATTCGACTGTTCCATTCCAGGCCTCATCAAACCGACCGGGAAAACTGCCGTTAGGGCGGATTCGACTTGCCAGCGCGTCAGCCGTCAATTTAGCCTTGGCAAAATACTCATCCTTCTTCAAGGCTTCGGCTGCCCCCAGGATGCCTTCGACAACGTAGCAGATGGTATGAAGGAGTGGAGTCTGAGGATTGGTGAGACAATTCTCCCTGAACCATCCATTCGGCTCCTGTTTCTCGATTGAAAATCGTATGTTTCTGTCTCCGGCTTTCACGAACTGTTGATTGCCTAATCGCTGACCGGCGAGGATGAGCGCCCAGCCAACTCTCGCGTTGTATGTAGTCGTGCTGGAGTTTGCGAATCGTGAGTTTCCCTTGCGCCAACCTCCATCTTCGTCCTGGACGCCTATGAGATAATTGGCGGCCCGTTCACATGCCTCAAGGTATTTTACCTGCTTTGTTTCATCATACGTCCGCAGCCAACCCAGAATGACTTGACCGGTATTGAACACAGCCGGCGACGGGTTGGGATTTACGATCCCTCCCATTACCGCCCCATTGCCCATCTGAACGGAGATTTCCCAATCCGCCATTTCGATGGCTCGGCGTCGCAGATCATTATCTTTAAGAAAAGCGGAACAATCGAACATGGTCGGAATGATGTATCCGGTTGTCTCAGGATAAGATGCCTGCCATCCTTTGTTCCCCAGATAATTGTTCCAGGCCACGCTATATCCTCTGGAAACCCCTTTGTCCGGGGTCGCATCCTGAGCACGCTTGAGCCATTCCACGGCTTCTTTTAAGTGAAAGATGTTGTCCCGTACGAGCAGGTCTCTCTTGGCCTCCTCGCGTGCCAGTTCCTCGAATGCCTCACGGTTCGCAAGCGAAGAAGTTCGTACCGTCTCCGTCAGGCGATCGCTAATCTTTTGGATGACGCCACGGTCCTGCTCCGGAGCGTTCTTTGTCGCCTTCATTACGACCTTTTCCATGATGTACCGCAAGGGGATGGTCGCTCCGAAGAGTTTCTCAAACGAGAACGCCGCTGAGTAATAGCCTCGAAGCAAACCTGGAGCGCGTCGCCCTCCAATGCCGTTGATGAAGAACGCGTCTAACAGATACTTATGAAATCCGAAGCCGACTCCCCTCCCTCGAAGACCGTGCATTTGTCCATTCTTCAACCAGGGTTTGACCTCAAACCAGTGATTGTAATTATCGTAGTCGATGCCCCATTCCGAAAAGGGCGACAACGACCGAAAAAATAATTTGAATGGCGCATTGAAGACGGATCGAATCTTCGACATCCGGATTTCTTTCCAGATGGTCTTAAGGTTCCAAGTATTGTACAGCTCCAAAATGAGGTCGCCATGGTCTCGGGTGATCCGGCACAACTCGCTAATGGCCTGCTCCTGTTTCTTCAAATGTTGAATAACCCTGCAACTGATGACGGTCCCGAACAGATTGTCTTTAAATGGAAGATGTTCTAATTCACAACAGACGTGGAAATGACCACGTTTTCTGCGTCGAGCCGCCTTGAGAAGATTCAACGACGCGTCTATTCCAACTGAGACAGTATCTGCCGGCAGCGTTTCAAGAAACCGTCCATTGCCGCACCCGGCATCCAATAGAAGATCCAATTTATCTTTATCGAAATAGTACGTCAGGCCGTAAATCTCCGATTCATGATTATAGACGCCGAAGATAGTGTCAGCGCCTTCCACGTTGGCATCGTATAATTGGGCCTTGTCCTCGGAGTCCCAATAGCGTGTGAATAAATGCTTCATCTCCGTTTCGACATTACATGGCAGCAACACGGGAATGCCTTCTACGATCGGAAATACAAACAGGCACTTTGCGCAGGACAACGCCGTTTCATCATGCCGGAGTGCAAGTTCACCCTTGCACTTGGGGCAGCAGAGCATTTGGTAAAAGTCGTTCTTGTTCAAAGGATGACTCCTGTTTGTGGTGATTGCCAAATACGTCCGACCGTTGCCCTCTACCTACAATTGCTCGACGAGAATATTAACCACACGT
This window harbors:
- a CDS encoding methyltransferase domain-containing protein; translation: MNKNDFYQMLCCPKCKGELALRHDETALSCAKCLFVFPIVEGIPVLLPCNVETEMKHLFTRYWDSEDKAQLYDANVEGADTIFGVYNHESEIYGLTYYFDKDKLDLLLDAGCGNGRFLETLPADTVSVGIDASLNLLKAARRRKRGHFHVCCELEHLPFKDNLFGTVISCRVIQHLKKQEQAISELCRITRDHGDLILELYNTWNLKTIWKEIRMSKIRSVFNAPFKLFFRSLSPFSEWGIDYDNYNHWFEVKPWLKNGQMHGLRGRGVGFGFHKYLLDAFFINGIGGRRAPGLLRGYYSAAFSFEKLFGATIPLRYIMEKVVMKATKNAPEQDRGVIQKISDRLTETVRTSSLANREAFEELAREEAKRDLLVRDNIFHLKEAVEWLKRAQDATPDKGVSRGYSVAWNNYLGNKGWQASYPETTGYIIPTMFDCSAFLKDNDLRRRAIEMADWEISVQMGNGAVMGGIVNPNPSPAVFNTGQVILGWLRTYDETKQVKYLEACERAANYLIGVQDEDGGWRKGNSRFANSSTTTYNARVGWALILAGQRLGNQQFVKAGDRNIRFSIEKQEPNGWFRENCLTNPQTPLLHTICYVVEGILGAAEALKKDEYFAKAKLTADALASRIRPNGSFPGRFDEAWNGTVEWSCLTGNAQLAGILLKIFSVTGNPFYQTSAQRILSFLKTTQHCSSANPGLRGGIKGAYPFDGEYGKFEVLNWATKFYVDALLLDDKLAKRSNASGVKELKAAIG
- a CDS encoding glycosyltransferase produces the protein MKRILIVAYYFPPVAASGAMRPLAFSRFLDSYGWSPRVLAAHRDSVYPVHPVDSQLLDKLPDGVKVDAVRHGNPIQTIIALRDKLLGAANKSMNRSVSHTVAPTGAELSQPGTGQLAGFKEYLLDRMFAFPDPQCAWLNPALTFATKMPGTETPHVVFATGGPWTSFLVGRRLAEFWRVPFIADYRDPWTGNPYVSFGSKSLNERARQLERGICEAAARVITNTHELRERLVKDYPNIEKKSLTITNGFDPDSFAVALEGSGKPNTVKNRLELCHFGTVYGKRTPEVLLKVVVDLHKMGKVDSTKLCLKFVGAWEVAGRDCEDLAQSLEKVGMLERHPPVPYQACLQQMSKADALLVIQPDSPMQIPGKIYEYIATGRPLLLVGGEGATANLVQRHRLGLACANNAEKIRHTLLHAIEHPEALAVPDREEVNRFNYRSLTASLAKTLDELDPAWQRRRGA